A genomic stretch from Actinomycetota bacterium includes:
- a CDS encoding heavy metal translocating P-type ATPase, protein MSEETSARADARDETAPHDGEESVDFAVTGMTCASCAAVIEKTLAKTEGVDSAAVNLAAERLRVTFDPTRIDIDEIVSQVESAGYGATSMSKAVASPATGHVDLVVTGMTCASCSAVIEKSLDKVDGVSAAVVNLARESASVDFDPVIVGPEEIISAVIAAGYGAELKTESVVGAGVEADAQSAAQRAFYQHQRNLLVFSATLSIPLLFVAMVPPFMEAIPTWIASIFGISGESGVMMVHKYIMLVLATPVQFYAGAQYYRGFWHALKRRTGNMDTLVAIGTTAAFAYSVAATFWITEQPAFYETSALLITFVLLGKMLEARAKGRTGDAIKKLMGLAAKTARVVRGGEELDVAVEQVVVGDIVIVRPGEKVPVDGVLTEGGSSVDESMLTGESIPVEKNPGDTVIGATLNKLGSFRMRATKVGRDTALAQIIRLVEEAQGSKAPVQRFADRISAVFVPAVVGTALATFLFWLIAGPVIFGAAPDPAAYATVLHPILRAAAGSGWFVAALLAGTAAVVIACPCALGLATPTAIMVGTGKGAENGVLIKSGEALETAYRIDAIVFDKTGTLTHGQPKVTDVVALDSEDPTRILELAASLERSSEHPLAEAIVGHANDTGVAVHPVISFSAIPGHGVAGEVDGTRVVLGNRKLMEREALACDSCEREIAELESQGKTVMIVGISGVRPVGLIAVADTLKEHSKPAVARLREMGVEVYMITGDNRTTAQAVALQAGISSDHVLAEVLPEDKATRVAALQSQGLRTAMVGDGINDTPALAQADVGIAMGAGTDVAMETGGIVLIKNDLRDVVTAIELSRATMRKIKSNFVWALGYNTLGIPVAAIGLLSQFPWLAGAAMAFSSVSVVTNSLLLRRFRPSMR, encoded by the coding sequence ATGTCCGAAGAGACTTCGGCGCGCGCTGATGCGCGTGACGAGACCGCTCCCCACGATGGTGAGGAGAGCGTCGATTTCGCCGTCACAGGCATGACGTGTGCCTCATGCGCGGCCGTGATCGAGAAGACCCTGGCCAAAACGGAGGGGGTCGATTCTGCTGCAGTCAACCTTGCTGCGGAGAGACTGCGGGTCACATTCGACCCGACCAGGATCGACATCGATGAGATCGTTTCGCAGGTAGAGAGTGCCGGCTACGGAGCCACTAGCATGTCCAAGGCCGTGGCTTCCCCTGCGACCGGGCACGTGGACCTGGTGGTCACAGGGATGACCTGCGCTTCGTGCAGCGCCGTCATCGAGAAATCGCTCGACAAGGTCGACGGTGTCTCGGCGGCGGTTGTGAACCTGGCTCGGGAAAGTGCATCCGTCGATTTCGATCCGGTGATCGTCGGGCCGGAAGAGATCATCTCTGCAGTCATCGCTGCCGGATACGGAGCGGAGCTCAAGACGGAGAGCGTTGTCGGTGCCGGTGTGGAGGCAGACGCACAGAGTGCCGCGCAGCGCGCGTTCTATCAGCATCAGCGTAACCTGCTCGTGTTCTCCGCCACCCTCTCCATTCCTCTGCTCTTTGTGGCCATGGTGCCGCCGTTCATGGAGGCGATTCCGACATGGATCGCCTCGATATTCGGGATCTCGGGCGAGTCCGGCGTCATGATGGTTCACAAGTACATCATGCTGGTGCTCGCCACCCCTGTGCAGTTCTACGCCGGCGCACAGTACTACCGTGGGTTCTGGCATGCACTGAAGCGACGCACCGGCAACATGGACACGCTGGTTGCGATCGGAACGACCGCCGCGTTCGCGTACAGCGTGGCGGCCACATTCTGGATAACCGAGCAGCCCGCGTTCTACGAAACGAGCGCATTGCTCATCACATTCGTTCTCCTTGGCAAGATGCTTGAGGCGCGGGCCAAAGGTCGCACGGGGGACGCGATCAAGAAGCTCATGGGACTTGCGGCCAAGACGGCGCGCGTTGTGCGCGGCGGGGAGGAACTCGACGTTGCCGTGGAGCAGGTCGTGGTGGGCGATATCGTCATCGTCCGGCCGGGCGAGAAGGTCCCTGTCGATGGTGTACTGACCGAGGGCGGGTCCTCGGTCGACGAATCGATGCTGACGGGCGAGTCCATACCCGTTGAGAAGAACCCCGGAGACACGGTCATCGGTGCGACGCTGAACAAGCTCGGCTCGTTCAGGATGCGGGCCACCAAGGTCGGCCGGGACACCGCCCTCGCGCAGATCATCCGACTCGTCGAGGAAGCGCAGGGCTCCAAGGCCCCGGTGCAACGGTTCGCGGATCGCATCAGTGCGGTGTTCGTCCCCGCAGTCGTCGGGACGGCGCTTGCGACGTTTCTGTTCTGGCTGATCGCAGGACCGGTCATCTTTGGCGCAGCACCCGATCCCGCAGCCTACGCGACGGTGTTGCACCCGATACTGAGGGCTGCGGCCGGCAGCGGGTGGTTCGTGGCTGCGCTTCTCGCGGGCACAGCGGCCGTGGTCATCGCGTGTCCATGCGCTCTCGGGCTCGCGACGCCGACGGCCATCATGGTCGGAACCGGGAAGGGCGCCGAGAACGGCGTGCTCATCAAGAGCGGCGAAGCCCTCGAGACGGCGTATCGAATCGATGCCATCGTCTTCGACAAGACCGGCACACTGACCCACGGGCAGCCCAAGGTGACCGATGTCGTAGCCCTCGATTCCGAGGACCCCACACGGATTCTGGAGCTGGCCGCCTCTCTCGAGCGCTCGAGCGAGCATCCCCTGGCCGAGGCCATAGTGGGGCATGCGAATGACACCGGAGTTGCAGTGCACCCCGTGATCTCCTTCTCCGCGATACCCGGGCATGGCGTGGCGGGCGAGGTAGATGGAACGCGGGTCGTACTCGGCAATCGCAAGCTCATGGAGCGCGAGGCCCTCGCGTGCGACTCGTGCGAGCGCGAGATCGCGGAGCTTGAGTCGCAGGGCAAGACCGTGATGATCGTTGGGATCTCGGGAGTCCGGCCGGTGGGACTCATCGCCGTTGCCGACACGCTGAAGGAGCACTCCAAGCCCGCAGTTGCGCGCCTGCGTGAGATGGGTGTGGAGGTCTACATGATCACGGGCGACAACCGGACGACGGCACAGGCTGTTGCCCTGCAGGCCGGAATCTCCTCGGATCACGTTCTCGCTGAAGTGCTTCCCGAGGACAAGGCGACGAGAGTCGCAGCTCTGCAGAGCCAAGGACTGCGAACCGCGATGGTCGGCGACGGCATCAACGATACACCGGCACTTGCCCAGGCCGATGTCGGCATCGCGATGGGCGCGGGCACGGATGTTGCCATGGAGACGGGCGGCATCGTGCTCATCAAGAACGATCTTCGCGATGTGGTGACCGCCATCGAGCTGTCTCGCGCGACGATGCGCAAGATCAAGTCGAACTTCGTCTGGGCGCTCGGCTACAACACACTGGGCATTCCTGTGGCGGCGATAGGCCTGCTCTCGCAGTTCCCGTGGCTTGCTGGGGCTGCGATGGCGTTTTCCAGCGTCAGCGTCGTGACGAACTCCTTGCTGCTACGCCGATTCCGTCCCTCCATGCGATAA
- a CDS encoding HAD-IA family hydrolase, which yields MAEGVFFDVGNTLLYPYPSVSEVCREVLRSAGHDRELDSIEQVMPLVDAYYEDRYREDDTFWTDEGETSSVWVGMYSLLCRRLGIAEEAETLARRVYDEFGRPDRWRVYDDVFPVLRRLRERGIKTGIISNWDRRLPVLLEGLGFGDFVDVVISSAVVGLRKPDPRIFELACSTLGVAPTKSVHVGDHHYSDILGASSVGMRAVLIDRHGGHPGEALSSLDALESYLGWRV from the coding sequence ATGGCCGAAGGGGTCTTCTTCGACGTCGGAAACACGCTCCTGTATCCCTATCCGAGCGTGTCCGAAGTCTGCAGAGAGGTCCTTCGCAGCGCCGGACATGACCGGGAGCTTGACTCCATCGAGCAGGTCATGCCGCTGGTCGACGCCTACTATGAGGACCGCTACCGGGAGGACGACACCTTCTGGACCGATGAGGGCGAGACCTCCTCCGTATGGGTGGGGATGTACTCGCTGTTGTGCCGCAGACTCGGCATCGCCGAGGAGGCCGAGACGCTTGCTCGCCGCGTGTACGATGAGTTCGGTCGTCCCGATAGGTGGCGGGTCTACGATGACGTGTTTCCGGTTCTCCGCAGGCTGAGAGAGCGTGGCATCAAGACCGGCATCATCTCCAACTGGGATCGCAGGCTACCCGTGCTCCTCGAGGGACTAGGATTCGGAGACTTCGTAGACGTGGTGATCTCCTCGGCGGTCGTAGGGCTTCGCAAGCCCGACCCTCGCATCTTCGAGCTCGCATGCAGTACTCTCGGTGTTGCGCCGACGAAGTCGGTCCATGTCGGGGATCACCACTACTCCGACATCCTCGGCGCATCGAGCGTAGGCATGAGGGCCGTTCTGATCGATCGTCACGGGGGACATCCCGGTGAGGCATTGAGCAGCCTGGATGCACTTGAAAGCTACCTCGGATGGAGGGTCTAG
- a CDS encoding SpoIIE family protein phosphatase: MERSTRRGSLAANLMVLVLMVVGVSVTIISLAALSGVFDLARSQVAARQKAYRQAAASEIEVHFDGAFRVVERAIGVISDPAAGGIDQVKLAATHETGVEYIDRLVVFATDGAILSAHPSYVAREPLPKPEILSAALSETPSLYWDKSRARLWVARRATAADGTETVVAVRARMGYLGGLLDGFASESSDRWLAVLDSDRSVIASSAIGPNVEPLSIEYEPDKENPATGAVKATSSSGAVMWGEYAELEGYRGIAWRVVTAEPRSAVAVDTMRALIPAVGALVFSVAFSLMFTGLFSRRLVAPLKDLEFHAQQAVSGAYVRSIETDRTDEIGRLADAFNAVALRLNALHDLSQLLASSSSLDQVLDGILSAMSHIVGSSSVAVYLVNDVGEALSLARTRGVQHPGDVTVPLSSSSRLADALYSSGPVPFGDPDPDIAAAFGLAADSPASGLVAPLVVGNEPLGVIAVLNTDHHVFSQAEMEMVRTFSAQAAIAVHNSRLFEEEIRSRHEAEAMREVAERLAMPGELETALGDVAKRVAVLLDAVDWSVAVVDRDLLGMEAASDAANERNILRMWGRALVGRDQRHVLRLGPGDDPLVDEYLVKQDAHFLLMATVIRGGTPGAVLAFAVRRPGALADSHETGVVEALATQIALALDNAFYFEQARTRSANIETIFRISQAVSSSLQIKVVLNRVLDVVQKIFTADTVSLMIFDEQKRVIDTAMARGLVSNDILHFSCAPGQEFPGAVFESGEPAKIDELVTTVGLLAAAAVRQGLHAALAVPLLARGRSLGVLTVFSSEPGVFTEEDRGLLHTFASQAALAIDTADMYGREHMVASVLQSSILPETLPEYPEIKSSSVYQAAGNEAEIGGDYFDLFKTPAGNIVMAIADVCGKGVVAATKTSMIKYTVRGLAATGLSPARMVAQVNRMVAEGGTPSDIVTLWLGVFDVAAGTLVYANGGHPPALFRFADGSGVERLATTGPLLGAIADASYGEQVVPVVPGDTVLLYTDGVTEARRGNRFFGEGRVRRSLRYGGTPDDIAKRLLAALSRFAPGQLRDDAAILAVTFGPLPGDIAAGDPLAANE; this comes from the coding sequence ATGGAGCGCAGCACACGCAGGGGGAGCCTGGCCGCCAATCTGATGGTTCTTGTTCTGATGGTCGTGGGCGTCTCGGTTACGATTATCAGCCTCGCAGCACTCTCCGGCGTTTTCGATCTCGCGCGCAGTCAGGTTGCGGCGCGGCAGAAGGCCTACCGCCAGGCTGCGGCGAGTGAGATCGAAGTGCACTTCGACGGCGCGTTTCGCGTGGTGGAGCGGGCGATTGGTGTCATCTCCGATCCCGCTGCTGGCGGAATCGACCAGGTGAAGCTGGCAGCGACCCATGAGACCGGCGTTGAGTACATCGACCGGCTCGTGGTGTTCGCGACCGATGGCGCGATCTTGAGCGCGCACCCGTCCTACGTGGCGCGCGAGCCGCTCCCCAAGCCGGAGATACTGAGCGCGGCCTTGAGCGAGACCCCGAGCTTGTACTGGGACAAGTCGCGGGCACGTCTGTGGGTCGCGCGCCGTGCCACGGCTGCAGACGGAACCGAAACGGTCGTAGCTGTACGCGCACGCATGGGCTACCTGGGCGGTCTGCTGGACGGTTTCGCTTCGGAGAGCTCTGATCGGTGGCTTGCGGTGCTCGACAGCGACCGCAGCGTGATCGCGTCGAGCGCCATCGGTCCCAACGTCGAGCCCTTGTCGATCGAGTACGAACCCGACAAGGAGAACCCGGCAACAGGGGCGGTGAAGGCCACGTCTTCGAGTGGTGCCGTGATGTGGGGGGAGTACGCGGAACTGGAGGGCTATCGCGGAATAGCCTGGAGGGTGGTCACGGCCGAACCGCGCAGCGCTGTCGCAGTAGACACCATGCGTGCGCTCATTCCCGCCGTGGGAGCACTCGTGTTCAGCGTGGCATTCTCGCTCATGTTCACCGGCCTGTTCTCCCGGCGCTTGGTGGCGCCCCTGAAGGATCTTGAGTTTCACGCGCAGCAGGCAGTGTCGGGCGCGTACGTCCGCTCCATCGAGACGGACAGGACCGACGAGATTGGCCGTCTAGCCGATGCGTTCAACGCAGTCGCACTGCGGCTCAATGCCCTCCACGACCTCTCCCAACTCCTTGCGAGCTCTTCAAGCCTGGATCAGGTGCTCGATGGCATTCTTTCGGCGATGAGCCATATCGTCGGATCGTCCAGCGTTGCCGTGTACCTCGTCAATGACGTGGGCGAGGCGCTTTCGCTCGCCCGAACCCGCGGCGTTCAGCATCCCGGTGACGTGACCGTACCGCTTTCGAGCTCATCTCGGCTTGCGGACGCATTGTATTCGAGCGGCCCCGTCCCCTTTGGCGATCCCGATCCCGACATAGCGGCGGCATTTGGCCTGGCAGCGGATTCGCCCGCGTCCGGGTTGGTTGCCCCGCTGGTCGTCGGCAACGAACCCCTCGGAGTCATCGCCGTTCTGAACACCGACCACCACGTGTTCTCACAGGCCGAGATGGAAATGGTTCGAACGTTCTCGGCGCAAGCCGCCATCGCTGTGCACAATTCACGCCTCTTCGAAGAGGAGATTCGTTCCCGTCATGAAGCCGAGGCCATGCGCGAGGTGGCGGAGAGGCTTGCGATGCCGGGTGAGCTTGAGACGGCGCTGGGGGACGTTGCGAAGCGTGTTGCGGTTCTGCTTGACGCCGTGGATTGGAGTGTTGCGGTGGTGGACCGCGATCTGCTCGGCATGGAGGCGGCGTCCGACGCTGCGAACGAGCGCAACATCCTGCGCATGTGGGGACGTGCGCTTGTGGGTCGCGACCAGCGTCATGTCTTGCGCCTGGGTCCGGGCGATGACCCGCTTGTGGACGAGTATCTCGTCAAGCAAGACGCCCACTTCCTCCTGATGGCTACGGTGATACGCGGCGGCACACCTGGCGCGGTTCTCGCCTTCGCGGTGCGCAGGCCAGGAGCCCTGGCCGACTCCCACGAGACTGGCGTAGTCGAAGCGCTTGCAACTCAGATTGCCCTTGCCCTCGACAACGCCTTCTACTTCGAGCAGGCCCGTACCCGGTCAGCGAATATCGAGACGATCTTCCGCATCTCGCAGGCCGTGAGCTCGTCCCTCCAGATCAAGGTCGTTCTGAATCGCGTGCTCGACGTCGTTCAGAAGATATTCACAGCCGACACGGTGAGTCTGATGATCTTCGACGAACAGAAGCGGGTCATAGACACTGCCATGGCCCGTGGTCTTGTATCCAATGACATCCTGCATTTCTCATGCGCTCCGGGACAGGAGTTCCCAGGGGCCGTATTCGAGAGCGGGGAGCCTGCCAAGATCGACGAACTTGTGACGACGGTTGGCCTGCTGGCTGCTGCGGCCGTTCGCCAGGGTCTTCACGCAGCTCTTGCAGTCCCTCTTCTTGCGCGCGGGCGCAGTCTCGGCGTTCTGACCGTTTTCTCCTCGGAACCCGGGGTCTTCACCGAGGAGGACAGGGGCTTGCTGCATACGTTCGCCTCTCAGGCAGCGCTGGCGATCGACACGGCAGACATGTACGGCCGAGAGCATATGGTGGCGTCGGTGCTTCAGTCGAGCATCTTGCCGGAGACGCTCCCGGAGTACCCCGAGATCAAGTCGAGCAGCGTGTATCAGGCGGCTGGGAACGAGGCGGAGATTGGCGGGGACTACTTCGACCTGTTCAAGACGCCTGCAGGCAATATCGTCATGGCCATTGCTGATGTGTGCGGCAAGGGCGTTGTTGCCGCGACGAAGACCTCGATGATCAAGTACACCGTCAGGGGGCTTGCAGCGACGGGGCTTTCGCCTGCGCGCATGGTCGCTCAGGTCAACCGCATGGTCGCAGAGGGTGGTACGCCAAGCGATATCGTCACACTGTGGCTGGGCGTGTTCGATGTCGCCGCAGGGACACTTGTGTATGCCAACGGGGGACATCCTCCGGCACTTTTTCGATTTGCCGACGGTTCAGGCGTCGAGCGGCTGGCGACAACCGGACCATTGCTCGGGGCTATCGCAGACGCCAGCTACGGGGAACAGGTCGTTCCTGTTGTGCCCGGCGACACCGTGCTGCTCTACACTGACGGTGTCACCGAGGCCCGTAGGGGGAATAGATTCTTCGGCGAGGGTCGGGTGCGCAGGTCGCTGCGATACGGTGGCACTCCCGATGATATTGCGAAGAGATTGCTGGCAGCGCTCTCTCGCTTCGCTCCCGGGCAGCTGCGTGATGATGCAGCGATTCTGGCCGTGACATTCGGGCCGTTACCGGGTGATATCGCCGCGGGCGATCCGTTGGCCGCAAACGAGTAG
- a CDS encoding cytochrome c biogenesis protein CcdA — protein sequence MENSVGLAAAFAAGLVSFLSPCVLPLIPAYISFITGMSASELAKERAPLRVVLAPSLLFVAGFSLVFVALGASASLLGAFLVAYRLLLVRIAGGALLVLGFFMLGVIEVPWLYGEARFEMGKARAFGRGAALVMGMAFAFGWTPCVGPILGSILAVAGSSGSVGTGVLLLSAYSLGLGVPFVLVALLFGKLGGTLRWLGRHSLAINRVAGAVLIAVGVLMITGRLGVLSGWLSTVLPSVGL from the coding sequence ATGGAGAATTCCGTTGGACTAGCTGCTGCTTTTGCAGCCGGTCTCGTCTCGTTTCTTTCGCCGTGCGTCCTTCCGCTGATTCCGGCATACATCTCATTCATCACCGGGATGTCCGCTTCGGAACTGGCCAAGGAGAGAGCGCCGCTCCGTGTGGTACTCGCACCGAGCCTGTTGTTCGTTGCCGGGTTCTCGCTGGTGTTTGTCGCATTGGGCGCTTCTGCATCCCTTTTGGGTGCGTTTCTGGTGGCGTACCGGCTGCTGCTGGTGAGAATCGCTGGCGGAGCGCTGTTGGTACTCGGATTCTTCATGCTCGGTGTCATAGAGGTGCCCTGGCTGTATGGCGAGGCGCGATTCGAGATGGGGAAGGCCCGCGCTTTCGGTCGTGGCGCGGCGCTGGTCATGGGCATGGCCTTCGCGTTCGGTTGGACGCCGTGCGTCGGGCCGATTCTGGGCTCGATTCTCGCCGTAGCCGGCTCGTCCGGAAGCGTTGGTACTGGCGTTCTTCTGCTCTCCGCGTACTCTCTGGGTCTCGGAGTCCCCTTTGTCTTGGTGGCGTTGCTGTTCGGTAAGCTGGGGGGCACACTGCGTTGGCTTGGCCGGCACTCCTTGGCCATCAACAGGGTGGCGGGAGCGGTGCTGATCGCGGTCGGCGTTCTTATGATCACCGGCCGACTCGGAGTACTGTCCGGATGGCTCTCAACCGTGCTGCCATCCGTCGGATTGTAG
- a CDS encoding nitroreductase: MDLFEAFEKRHSVRSFSPEPVPKELIDKLIYAASLAPSSLNEQPWRFYVVRGESRTKLGQIMAQSTSYLEEYLKILGKEMDDHVVQWYSELGGAPVVMACTMPRVEDDFARLNKHIAAGAALEHILLAATDLGLGACMVTFSFWVRDDIGRELGIPDERAIVALVVLGYPSDEPPLVPPKRHDVGVYLD; encoded by the coding sequence ATGGATCTATTCGAGGCATTTGAGAAGCGTCACTCGGTTCGCTCGTTCTCTCCGGAACCGGTTCCGAAGGAGCTCATCGACAAGCTCATCTACGCAGCATCCCTTGCTCCTTCATCTCTGAATGAACAACCCTGGCGCTTCTACGTCGTTCGTGGCGAGTCACGGACCAAGCTCGGGCAGATCATGGCGCAGAGCACTTCATACCTCGAGGAGTACCTGAAGATCCTCGGCAAGGAGATGGACGACCACGTTGTGCAGTGGTACTCGGAGCTTGGCGGGGCGCCTGTGGTCATGGCGTGCACGATGCCGCGCGTGGAGGACGACTTCGCGCGGCTGAACAAGCACATCGCCGCCGGCGCCGCCCTCGAGCACATCCTGCTTGCTGCTACCGACCTTGGTCTTGGCGCCTGCATGGTGACATTCTCCTTCTGGGTCCGCGACGACATCGGCAGGGAACTGGGCATCCCCGACGAGAGGGCCATCGTGGCGCTGGTTGTCCTTGGCTATCCGAGTGACGAGCCGCCGCTGGTGCCTCCCAAGCGACACGATGTCGGGGTCTACCTCGACTGA
- a CDS encoding anti-sigma factor antagonist (This anti-anti-sigma factor, or anti-sigma factor antagonist, belongs to a family that includes characterized members SpoIIAA, RsbV, RsfA, and RsfB.) produces the protein MAQDTERHEDLRTAVVHVDGDMDLAVVPKMKASLADLIEAGYTNIVFELSHATYVDSSALSLLVWLDRELAGTPGKVVLVGANRDIARVLAISGLVAITRVKCREESVDDVLQGIETVSDSVEPLWTEELSMAGRADALAPVRERVSELVQTLGFGDAALFDIKVALGEALANAVRHGCPGDGNGIIGISVRAFEEKVEIEVVDTGTGFDGEHVCSDDLYASGGRGIVFMRALMDRVAFRPAPSGGTTVTLVKHRAPAEVS, from the coding sequence ATGGCGCAGGACACCGAGCGACACGAGGATCTGAGGACCGCCGTTGTGCACGTGGACGGCGACATGGACCTGGCTGTCGTACCCAAGATGAAGGCCAGCCTGGCCGATCTCATCGAGGCGGGATACACGAACATCGTGTTCGAACTCTCCCATGCGACGTACGTCGATTCCTCGGCGTTGAGCTTGCTTGTCTGGCTGGATCGAGAGCTTGCAGGGACTCCAGGCAAGGTGGTTCTTGTGGGTGCGAACAGGGACATCGCACGCGTTCTCGCGATATCGGGTCTCGTAGCGATCACCCGTGTGAAGTGTCGCGAGGAGAGCGTCGACGATGTCTTGCAGGGAATAGAGACAGTCTCGGACTCCGTGGAACCACTGTGGACCGAGGAGTTGTCGATGGCCGGAAGAGCTGACGCGCTCGCCCCGGTGCGTGAGCGCGTCAGCGAGCTTGTCCAGACACTAGGGTTCGGCGATGCGGCGCTGTTCGACATCAAGGTGGCGCTGGGCGAGGCCTTGGCCAATGCGGTGCGCCACGGCTGTCCGGGAGACGGGAACGGGATAATCGGAATCTCGGTTCGGGCGTTCGAAGAGAAGGTTGAGATCGAGGTAGTGGACACCGGCACCGGGTTCGATGGCGAGCATGTGTGCAGCGATGACCTGTACGCGTCTGGCGGGCGCGGCATAGTGTTCATGCGCGCCTTGATGGATCGGGTCGCCTTCCGTCCGGCACCTTCGGGCGGAACTACTGTTACCCTGGTCAAGCACAGGGCGCCTGCAGAAGTCTCTTGA
- a CDS encoding glycosyltransferase yields the protein MPDRKRVLILGASSGGGLGAAARALQSYYGDHYSREIEVRLVDFFEEFAPSLNILAKFAYQQPGQFFPAFSGTFGDASRDMPGNPVVQALESVGIDRARAFVHEYAPHAVISTFPIAGGIVADLKGDREFLAATVIADYSAQQAWLHPATDIYFAACREARENLVIRGAAWEKVVVSGVPIHERFAEAGDRTKARNHHELADRFTVMLAPSFGTHGDLGDLARKLAAAGVQVAAVAGHNKRLGRRIEEVARGVVLLKGYGFVEGMNTMMMAVDVIIGQAGGLMVSEALAMGLPMIMYGSVPGQELHSVDFIVNSGAGFVSRDDDDVVEKVRFLSTHPERLGQMASNAAALGKPAAARVVCERVMAALR from the coding sequence GTGCCCGATCGAAAGCGCGTCCTGATACTCGGCGCCTCTTCCGGAGGTGGCCTCGGCGCGGCCGCCCGGGCGCTGCAGAGCTACTATGGGGATCACTACTCCCGCGAGATCGAAGTCCGGCTGGTCGACTTCTTCGAGGAGTTCGCACCAAGCCTGAACATTCTCGCAAAGTTCGCCTACCAGCAACCGGGACAGTTCTTCCCGGCGTTCTCCGGCACGTTCGGCGACGCCTCCCGGGACATGCCGGGCAACCCAGTGGTTCAGGCGCTCGAGAGTGTGGGGATCGACCGCGCCCGCGCTTTCGTCCACGAGTACGCACCGCACGCCGTGATCTCGACATTCCCGATCGCCGGCGGAATAGTCGCGGACCTCAAGGGCGATCGCGAGTTCTTGGCAGCGACCGTGATCGCCGACTACAGCGCGCAGCAAGCATGGTTGCACCCGGCGACAGACATCTACTTCGCCGCCTGCAGAGAGGCTCGCGAGAACCTGGTGATCCGAGGAGCCGCTTGGGAGAAAGTGGTCGTGTCGGGCGTACCCATCCATGAGAGGTTCGCCGAGGCCGGAGATCGCACCAAAGCGCGAAACCACCACGAGCTGGCAGACCGCTTCACCGTCATGCTCGCACCTAGCTTCGGAACCCACGGTGACCTGGGGGACCTCGCACGGAAGCTGGCTGCAGCAGGCGTCCAGGTCGCGGCTGTTGCCGGCCATAACAAGCGGCTGGGGCGGAGAATCGAGGAAGTAGCCCGAGGAGTTGTATTGCTGAAGGGATACGGTTTTGTTGAGGGAATGAATACAATGATGATGGCGGTCGATGTGATCATCGGCCAAGCGGGTGGGCTTATGGTGTCCGAGGCGCTCGCGATGGGCTTGCCGATGATCATGTACGGTTCTGTGCCGGGACAAGAACTCCACAGCGTCGACTTCATTGTGAACAGCGGGGCAGGGTTCGTTTCACGAGACGATGATGATGTTGTCGAGAAGGTGAGGTTCCTGTCCACGCATCCGGAGCGTCTCGGGCAGATGGCATCGAACGCTGCGGCACTCGGCAAGCCGGCGGCGGCGCGAGTGGTGTGTGAGCGTGTCATGGCTGCTTTGAGATAG